The window TTAAACTCTATTCTTTTGTTGATTATGTAAACAAACAAATGATAAAATTGACAAAACTTGGATAATCTTCATCAttgtttcttttcaatttttaattttttataaataaaaaaaagtgaaaaaaaattatGGCCAAACAGGAGCAAATCTCAACttaattttttccttcttttcaattttgaacaTATTGCAAATTTTAAACTTTCATATGTGCTCCATCTGTTTTCTGTTGTGTTGTCAATTTTTAATAGTACTTCATAGGCCATGCTCTCtgtacttatatatgcatacatgtaTTTAATTTGGAGACCATATATTTGCTCAATAAATATTTGGACCAAAAACAATAACTTGCTCAACTACTTTTGGCTTTAACAAACATTGCTTCTTCCCGACATAGGCAGATCCAAGATTTAAATTCTATGTGTTCAacttttaaagttatgagttcatatctattatttttgcaattttagtaaatttttactcagcgtcaaaagttatgggttcaattgaacccggtATTAATATACTACATCCGTCACTTACATTCTAATAAAGTAATGTAGTTTCAATTTTGCTAAGTTTCTTCTCAAATAATTAGCTATTCCATTTTTCCATCTTAATGTAATGTTATTTCACTTATTTTGCACATTATATATCTTTCCTTTTTAATACTATTCACGCATCTTATTATATAAGGTTTTTATAAAATCTAACTTCATATTATATATATGCatctaattttaaaaaaaaataatgttcCCTCAAATATTTTGAcctaattttaatttttcgaTACTTATTTAGGTAGATGACaataaattaaattaacaaaTACGTAAATTACGAATAATGAGAAAAGTTGAGCAATATTCATTGCTACCACTCCTGCCCATGCCACTATATGGTAAAAAGAAAGTCTGATTCTCTTTCTCACAATCTCTTTTTCTGAACTTTCCTCTTTTCTGATCATTGGATTACATCAGCCGGATTTATACACATAAAATAATACGGCATAATTCTAATTATAATATGAGAAAATCATTGTGTACGTAGGCTAATATAATAAGAACGGTTTTTGTTTGGACTGTGATTGATGGTCTGATGATATTCTAACAAAGATATGATAATTTAAAGCCAATTGAATGGATATCAGCAATAATACTTCAATTAAATATTGAATGGAATGGAAGAATCAGTAGGCTTGGGGTCATTTTCGCACTGAAGAATTGGTAGTGGCTTCtcctattttatatttttaaaaaaggtATTATATTGCAGCTTAATTAATTATTCAGGGAGGACCTTATATCAATGATGATCTTTTATGATTTCTGTTAATATCAACCAATAAAACCTTCTACACAGAAGGCCTCAAGATCAACAGAAGAAAATTAATTCCAGAATTTGTTTTTTATTTACTATATCTTTTCTGATTATCTTTTGCCCCGCGAGGTTATTAGTGCCCTCAAATATATCTTAATCTTGGGATTCAAATAATTCTTGAAATCTAAAATTGGATTCCAAAGCCGTGCATATAATTTAAACTCATTTCCACGGTGGCGGAAACATCCCTTAATAATGGTGTCAGTTAGTATCGTcagatgaaaaaaaaattattttatgtgtaattaattttttttattacaaaGTATGTAGCCACTAAGCCAACACTGCGTGAAACTAGTACAAAGTAATAAGTGTTAGTTTGGAACTAGAAGTAACGTCTCAAAACCACCAAAGTACCCAGACTAAACTACAAAAGATGACTGTTATAATACGCCGATGTTAGTTCTATATATGGGTTAATGATGTAAAAAGTATATAGTTATGTTATATTCAAACGCTTATTATCATGCCAAAAGTTATAGTCGATAAAAAGGATTTAATTTCTTAACCAAACCTACTAGGCAAGCGTCATGTTTGACCATGACTCCAACATGGACCACCCCAACCCCCTCGTCAGTCGGATGTTGGCGTTACCCAACAATTTATGTTATAATGGCAAATGCAGTAATTACTAATAAATTTCTATGATAATTAAACTTAAATCTAGTGGAGAAAGAGAGGGGAACAAAATCTTTGGAGATGAGGGGGTTAAATTAAAGAAGGCACCTGAAACTGCAAAGGTCTGACGTATATTTGTATTCTGCAGTTTAAAGACACACGTGAGATTATATAGACTTGATACGAAAATAAAGGGGGACCAGATAAACTGCTACTCCACAGTTTTCCATTTCAAAATTCTGAGTCCAATGACTATCAACTTTGTACTATGCAATCGTAACATATATATCTGTGTAAAATAGGAGAAAATACATGATTAATGTTGTCTTATGCAAGATTAACTAAAATCCCAGGAAAGGAACATCATTATTGTAGCATCTCAGAAAACATAATTAAATAGATTAAGTAGTGCCCTAAAGAGTATTTACCGAAAGAGGAAGAATTTTGCgctcccttttttttttatatgtcACGGAATCGAAACACAAAAACAGCCGCTAATGCGAGATATTTTGAACACTCTGACCTGCCTTTTTATGACCCCTAACGTAGTTTGCATTCTTTCAATTGATTAATATTATGCACAGAGAAATTCTTACCGTCATAGATGCAACTCAACTGTCATAATTCACAATTACGTACTGTACTGaactagaagagaaaaataagttACTATAGTaggtaaaaattaaaattaatgaaaAGGAATCCGGAAAATAATCTGTACTATTCTGTTGGATTAGTAGCAGTAGGTAGCGGACCAATAGCAGCACCGCCACCACTGCTATCACCAGCATTACCTCCACCATCTCCGCCACCACTACCACCGCCTTCTACTGCAATAACACCGCCGCGGCTAGCGCTGCTGCCAGCCGTGACCGAACTGGAACTTGGCCTTTTCCGTTTCTTCTTTTCATAAGGTATTCCTCTAGCTTTAGCTTGACTTTCTCTAACTTCCCTTAAATATATTCTAACAGCTTTAGCACCAAAAGGATTTGATTCAGGCTTTCCTCCATTTTCTTCATAAGCAGCTCTTAGCCTACCAATTAGTGCGTCAAGGCTACCCCAAGCCTGTTTCAACGGACAAGCACATGGTGCTGGTGGATTCGGGTGCCCGAAATAAGGGCACCCGGTCACGTGCACTTTCGTCTTCCCGAACTGATCGAGGTATTTTAGGAACTCGATCACGTGAGCTCCGCTGCAGCGGGCTAGGGTTAACGGTGGTTTGTGGTTCCTTAAGTACTGTAAGAAAGTGTTCCAATCTCGACGCTTTTGTGACTCGTACCGGCTCGGTGGTGCTGCAGGAGCCGCAGATCCTCCTGTTGAAATGtaattattaagtaaataaaagtatatatattttctaattaaccgtttaaacttttaatttttaaataaggTAATTATACAATTCAATACCTTCACTCTCAGTGATCCGACCACTGGCAGTTGCTGATGATGGAccctctcctcctcctcctcctcctcctcctccgttATTGTTCGGGTTGGATGCTCCAACCCTGGATGTAGAATCCATAAAATACAATCAATATAATATGTTAGTAGGAGTTGATTTGCATCCAATCCTTAATAGCGAGAATCCATTGTAAGAGAGGGAAGCTTTACATCCTTGTTTG is drawn from Nicotiana tabacum cultivar K326 chromosome 22, ASM71507v2, whole genome shotgun sequence and contains these coding sequences:
- the LOC107775078 gene encoding protein LIGHT-DEPENDENT SHORT HYPOCOTYLS 5 — encoded protein: MDSTSRVGASNPNNNGGGGGGGGGEGPSSATASGRITESEGGSAAPAAPPSRYESQKRRDWNTFLQYLRNHKPPLTLARCSGAHVIEFLKYLDQFGKTKVHVTGCPYFGHPNPPAPCACPLKQAWGSLDALIGRLRAAYEENGGKPESNPFGAKAVRIYLREVRESQAKARGIPYEKKKRKRPSSSSVTAGSSASRGGVIAVEGGGSGGGDGGGNAGDSSGGGAAIGPLPTATNPTE